A portion of the Sabethes cyaneus chromosome 3, idSabCyanKW18_F2, whole genome shotgun sequence genome contains these proteins:
- the LOC128740576 gene encoding antigen 5 like allergen Cul n 1-like: MAPLLKSFLCYLIVLSAVQRIHAQTDYCDKSLCKNNLPHVACGKSDNYGPFCPVNRELVVLTEDVKRYILDLHNQFRSTVARGDAPGYAPASRMPTLVWDDELQRLAEYNVKTCIYGHDYCRNTPEFPLVGQNIAANSFYGMEVTPLDTMTELLYSWYGEYENGNMGYIDSYPLIGQDPPKDIGHFTQIMMDKAVSIGCAMIQYTQNEQGHDWVHQNYVCNYSNSIARGHPVYAKGETCSKCQTGCSQVYPGLCNVGEKVEPTRT; encoded by the exons ATGGCACCCTTACTGAAAA GTTTCTTGTGCTATCTGATTGTTCTGAGCGCAGTCCAGCGGATACATGCTCAAACGGATTATTGTGATAAATCCTTGTGCA AAAACAATTTACCTCACGTCGCCTGCGGTAAGAGCGACAACTACGGACCTTTCTGTCCGGTCAATCGAGAATTAGTGGTCCTAACAGAAGACGTCAAGAGATACATACTGGATCTACACAATCAATTTCGAAGCACTGTGGCACGTGGAGACGCGCCAGGCTATGCACCCGCTTCCCGAATGCCAACATTG GTTTGGGACGACGAGCTGCAGCGGTTAGCAGAATATAATGTTAAGACATGCATTTACGGCCACGATTACTGTCGGAACACGCCGGAATTTCCGCTGGTCGGGCAAAACATTGCGGCCAACTCGTTCTATGGTATGGAAGTGACGCCGTTGGATACTATGACAGAGCTCTTGTACAGTTGGTACGGAGAATACGAAAACGGAAACATGGGCTACATCGATTCCTATCCGCTAATAGGCCAAGATCCACC GAAAGATATTGGTCATTTCACGCAGATTATGATGGATAAAGCGGTATCGATCGGATGCGCTATGATTCAGTACACCCAGAACGAACAGGGTCATGATTGGGTGCATCAAAACTACGTGTGCAACTATTCCAATTCGATAGCCCGTGGGCATCCGGTTTACGCCAAAGGGGAAACTTGTTCGAAGTGTCAAACCGGTTGCAGCCAGGTATATCCGGGTTTGTGTAATGTTGGTGAGAAGGTTGAACCAACAAGAACGTAG